From Pempheris klunzingeri isolate RE-2024b chromosome 18, fPemKlu1.hap1, whole genome shotgun sequence, a single genomic window includes:
- the LOC139217666 gene encoding protein CEBPZOS-like: MPPKPLEPLAKRVMKGVIVLELVGVFGAYGLFHMMNNSQDFRNTMNRRFPSVLEVYYQSNEWAGINGLREKDQDAWAAKRD; this comes from the exons ATGCCTCCAAAACCTCTGGAGCCGCTGGCCAAGAGAGTCATGAAGGGAGTGATCGTCCTGGAGCTGGTGGGCGTCTTCGGGGCGTACGGCCTGTTTCACATGATGAACAACAGTCAAG ATTTCAGGAACACCATGAACAGGAGGTTTCCATCAGTGCTGGAAG TTTACTACCAGTCCAACGAGTGGGCGGGGATCAACGGCCTCCGAGAGAAGGACCAGGACGCCTGGGCGGCCAAACGGGACTGA
- the LOC139218008 gene encoding hepatocyte nuclear factor 3-beta-like: MLGAVKMEGHELPDWSGSGYYGETECYTAAGNMNSMSGYMSAPGMTGTGHMNAHYVTQVGVNQPSMPAGVSQSPVAGMTGLGAAMGPMSPPPYGSVPVVSPVYGQACGVRSREAKPYRRSYTHAKPPYSYISLITMAIQQSGSKMLTLNEIYQWIMDLFPFYRQNQQRWQNSIRHSLSFNDCFIKVPRLPDKPGKGSFWALHPDSGNMFENGCYLRRQKRFKSGKRAVTGDLEAAATSAGGGRPGSEVVGSVTSASASAATCTTSSGSDSPHPSSSPPPASGVKTTGMDLKPLRSSPVRAPSPVAHTQHLFSHHHHHHHHHAMLLHEAAHLKTPEPYHHPHHYSFNHPFSINNLMSEPQHHKLDPVAQYGGYGCPGSGALVAAKTGLDPAYTDTSYYRGVYTRPIMNSS, encoded by the exons ATGCTTGGCGCCGTTAAAATGGAGGGACACGAGCTTCCGGACTGGAGCGGGAGCGGCTACTACGGAGAGACCGAG TGTTACACCGCAGCGGGAAACATGAACTCCATGAGCGGCTACATGAGCGCGCCTGGCATGACGGGCACCGGCCACATGAACGCGCACTACGTGACCCAGGTGGGGGTGAACCAGCCGTCGATGCCCGCCGGGGTGTCTCAGAGCCCCGTGGCCGGGATGACGGGCCTGGGCGCCGCCATGGGCCCCATGAGCCCGCCGCCGTACGGCAGCGTGCCGGTGGTGAGCCCGGTGTACGGCCAGGCCTGCGGGGTCCGGTCCAGGGAGGCCAAACCGTACCGGCGCAGCTACACGCACGCCAAGCCGCCGTACTCGTACATCTCCCTGATCACCATGGCGATCCAGCAGTCCGGCAGCAAGATGCTCACCTTAAACGAGATCTACCAGTGGATCATGGACCTGTTCCCGTTTTACCGGCAGAACCAGCAGCGGTGGCAGAACTCCATCCGACACTCGCTCTCCTTTAACGACTGCTTCATCAAGGTGCCCCGCTTACCGGACAAACCGGGCAAAGGCTCCTTCTGGGCCCTCCACCCAGACTCGGGGAACATGTTTGAGAACGGCTGCTACCTGCGGCGGCAGAAGCGCTTCAAGTCCGGGAAGAGGGCGGTGACAGGCGACTTGGAGGCGGCGGCGACGTCTGCGGGGGGAGGGAGGCCGGGCTCGGAGGTCGTTGGCTCGGTCACCTCCGCCTCCGCCTCCGCCGCCACCTGCACCACCAGCAGCGGCTCCGACTCCCCgcacccctcctcctctcctcctccggcCTCAGGTGTCAAGACAACCGGGATGGACCTCAAACCGCTGCGCTCCAGCCCGGTGCGTGCGCCCTCCCCGGTCGCGCACACCCAGCACCTGTTctcccaccatcaccaccaccaccaccaccacgcgATGCTGCTGCACGAGGCCGCGCACCTGAAGACCCCGGAGCCCtaccaccacccccaccactACTCCTTCAACCACCCGTTCTCCATCAACAACCTCATGTCCGAGCCGCAGCACCACAAGCTGGATCCGGTGGCGCAGTACGGAGGCTACGGCTGCCCGGGCTCCGGCGCGCTGGTGGCGGCCAAAACCGGCCTGGATCCCGCTTACACCGACACCAGCTACTACCGCGGCGTGTACACCAGACCCATAATGAACTCCTCCTGA